In the genome of Cellvibrio sp. KY-YJ-3, one region contains:
- a CDS encoding NAD(P)-dependent alcohol dehydrogenase, giving the protein MKAAVYTRYGAPGVVQLAEVEQPRPKANQLLVKVHASCVNSADVRLRSLRMPLGFGLISRLVFGMRAPRRPILGVDLAGTVVAVGSEVSRFNSGDAIIALTGLTMGAHAEYVCLDANGAIAHKPVQLDFNQAATLVFGGTTALDFLRRGQLQAGESILINGASGAVGCAALQLARHYGARITAVCSDSSRDLVRRLGADEVVDYQREDFTRSGERYDVIMDTQGNAPWAESCRALAPGGRLLAVSATLPQMLQSLYLPLWERERVIAGPCAERASDLAELAALADAGILQPVIDRTYSLAQIAEAHAYVDGGHKQGSVVISIC; this is encoded by the coding sequence ATGAAAGCCGCCGTTTATACCCGCTATGGTGCCCCCGGCGTTGTACAGTTGGCCGAGGTGGAACAGCCCCGGCCCAAGGCCAACCAACTCTTGGTGAAAGTCCACGCCAGCTGTGTCAATTCCGCCGATGTGCGCCTGCGCAGCCTGCGGATGCCACTCGGGTTTGGACTGATCTCGCGGCTGGTATTTGGTATGCGCGCGCCGCGCCGACCCATTCTTGGCGTTGATCTGGCGGGTACTGTGGTGGCGGTAGGCAGTGAGGTCAGTCGTTTTAACTCAGGTGATGCGATTATCGCCCTCACCGGTCTGACCATGGGCGCCCATGCCGAATATGTCTGTTTGGATGCCAATGGCGCCATCGCCCATAAACCGGTGCAGCTGGATTTTAACCAGGCTGCGACCCTGGTGTTTGGTGGCACCACCGCCCTGGATTTTTTGCGCCGCGGCCAGCTGCAGGCGGGTGAAAGCATCCTGATTAATGGTGCCAGTGGCGCAGTGGGTTGCGCCGCCCTGCAGCTTGCCCGCCACTACGGCGCGCGCATCACGGCGGTCTGCAGCGACAGCAGCCGCGACCTGGTACGCCGCTTGGGTGCGGACGAGGTGGTGGATTACCAGCGCGAAGACTTCACCCGCAGCGGCGAGCGCTATGACGTGATTATGGATACCCAGGGCAATGCGCCCTGGGCCGAAAGTTGCCGCGCACTGGCACCCGGTGGCAGGTTGCTCGCAGTCAGTGCGACCCTGCCGCAAATGTTGCAATCGCTCTATTTACCACTCTGGGAGCGCGAACGGGTGATCGCCGGGCCCTGCGCCGAACGCGCCAGCGACCTGGCAGAACTGGCGGCGCTGGCCGATGCGGGTATCTTGCAGCCGGTGATTGATCGCACTTATTCACTGGCGCAGATTGCGGAGGCACATGCCTATGTGGATGGCGGCCATAAACAGGGCAGTGTGGTTATCAGCATTTGTTGA
- a CDS encoding PA0069 family radical SAM protein, whose translation MTSDYPEFSDPAPWIEKPLQAIKGRGAVSNMAGRFETQLIETVDDGWVAYSDDTDINPALNTSVTAELAKTILSRNQSPDLPFSVSLNPYRGCEHGCVYCFARPTHAYLGLSPGLDFETRLYAKTNAPELLRRELAHHQYQPSPIALGINTDAYQPVERALRITRQCLEVLDECRHPVGIITKSALIERDLDLLKPMAERNLLAAAITITTLDHRIARSLEPRAASPTRRLQTIEKLAQAGIPVLVSVAPVIPFITEQELEKVMQAAASAGATAAGYTVLRLPWEVNPLFQQWLQTHFPERAQRVMNRIRDMRGGKDYDANFATRMRGEGLWADMIRQRFAKALKRYGLNKSGRFVQLDCSQFRKPLSIPPAAKTGTGQLDIFG comes from the coding sequence ATGACCAGCGATTATCCGGAGTTTAGCGACCCCGCCCCCTGGATCGAAAAACCCTTGCAGGCGATTAAAGGGCGGGGCGCGGTGAGCAATATGGCGGGGCGCTTTGAAACCCAACTGATTGAAACCGTCGATGACGGCTGGGTCGCTTACAGCGACGATACCGATATCAACCCCGCGCTCAACACCAGTGTCACAGCCGAACTCGCCAAGACGATTCTCAGCCGCAACCAGTCGCCGGATTTGCCGTTTAGTGTGTCGCTTAACCCCTATCGCGGCTGCGAACACGGTTGTGTCTACTGTTTTGCGCGCCCCACCCACGCCTATTTAGGGCTGTCGCCGGGGCTGGATTTTGAGACCCGGCTCTACGCCAAAACCAACGCGCCGGAATTGCTGCGCCGCGAACTCGCCCATCACCAGTATCAGCCCAGCCCGATTGCGCTGGGCATTAATACCGATGCCTATCAGCCGGTGGAACGGGCGTTGCGCATCACCCGCCAGTGTCTGGAGGTATTAGATGAATGCCGGCATCCGGTGGGGATAATCACCAAATCAGCACTGATTGAGCGGGATCTGGATTTGCTCAAACCTATGGCCGAGCGCAATCTGCTCGCGGCGGCAATCACCATTACCACGCTCGATCACCGCATTGCGCGCAGCCTTGAACCGCGGGCGGCATCGCCCACCCGGCGTTTACAAACCATTGAAAAACTGGCGCAAGCCGGCATTCCAGTGCTGGTCAGTGTGGCGCCAGTAATTCCGTTTATCACCGAACAGGAGCTGGAAAAGGTCATGCAAGCGGCAGCCAGTGCGGGCGCAACCGCCGCAGGCTACACCGTGCTACGCCTACCTTGGGAGGTAAACCCGCTGTTCCAGCAATGGCTGCAAACCCACTTCCCCGAGCGGGCGCAGCGGGTGATGAATCGCATTCGCGATATGCGCGGCGGCAAGGATTACGACGCCAACTTCGCCACCCGTATGCGCGGCGAAGGGCTGTGGGCAGATATGATCCGCCAGCGTTTTGCCAAGGCGCTCAAACGCTATGGCCTGAACAAAAGCGGGCGTTTTGTGCAGCTGGATTGCAGCCAGTTTCGCAAACCGCTGAGCATTCCGCCTGCCGCCAAAACCGGTACCGGGCAGTTGGATATATTTGGCTAG
- a CDS encoding alginate export family protein, with protein sequence MRLLAASLLAISVAPCAVASGEHEWDWGSRARYAYVDADNSGQAASLLLRGSVASEWSDIFHSMVEVDAVGTAYKNDHSDGARFNNQPLIPDPDGVDLNQAFLSLDLDAAAIHLGRQRINFDNQRFIGGNGFWQNEQTFDALLGKFKLASNSNFTYSYIANANRIFGEDADGKNSQPEHDYGNGNGNSSPDSAFFGDHQHHSHLTRLEWNEWDYTRVVGYAYRIDNRDMPSASNNTVGVNYNLNYKARRIKYRVQIEAAQQNRFELHAESLPYYLLDLGFGFNSWELSTRYEILGANNGAAFITPLGSNHDFEGWADEIGNTPNSGVRNFSLGLLWRASPLRVEISYHFFKDDVAGNNIGRELDVDFVYKPNRKHSIALRLANFEPEGDSGSVRKVYLDYAFNL encoded by the coding sequence GTGAGATTATTAGCAGCAAGTTTACTGGCAATCAGTGTGGCGCCCTGTGCAGTGGCAAGCGGTGAACATGAATGGGATTGGGGCAGCCGCGCGCGCTACGCCTATGTTGACGCGGACAATTCCGGCCAGGCAGCATCCCTATTATTGCGTGGTTCGGTGGCATCTGAGTGGAGTGATATTTTCCATTCAATGGTGGAAGTGGACGCGGTCGGCACTGCCTATAAAAATGATCACAGCGATGGTGCGCGTTTTAATAATCAGCCCTTAATTCCCGACCCCGATGGCGTGGACCTGAATCAAGCGTTTTTATCGCTAGACTTGGACGCTGCCGCTATTCATCTCGGTCGCCAGCGTATTAATTTTGACAACCAGCGTTTTATTGGCGGCAATGGTTTTTGGCAAAACGAACAAACCTTTGATGCACTACTGGGCAAATTTAAACTCGCCAGCAATTCAAACTTTACCTACAGCTATATCGCCAATGCCAACCGTATTTTTGGTGAGGATGCTGATGGAAAAAATTCGCAACCCGAACACGATTACGGCAACGGCAACGGCAATAGCTCACCAGACAGCGCGTTTTTTGGCGATCACCAACACCATAGCCACCTCACCCGGCTTGAATGGAATGAGTGGGACTACACCCGCGTGGTGGGTTATGCCTATCGCATCGACAACCGGGACATGCCCAGCGCATCCAATAATACGGTTGGTGTGAACTACAACCTCAACTACAAAGCCCGCCGCATAAAATACCGCGTGCAAATTGAAGCCGCGCAACAAAATCGTTTTGAACTCCATGCGGAAAGCTTGCCTTATTATTTGCTCGATCTCGGCTTCGGGTTTAACAGCTGGGAATTGAGCACGCGTTACGAAATTCTCGGTGCAAATAATGGCGCGGCGTTTATTACCCCCTTGGGTTCCAATCACGATTTTGAAGGCTGGGCCGATGAAATAGGCAACACGCCCAATAGCGGCGTGCGCAATTTTTCACTCGGCTTATTATGGCGCGCCTCACCCCTGCGGGTAGAAATCTCTTATCACTTTTTTAAAGATGATGTGGCGGGCAATAACATCGGCCGTGAATTGGATGTGGATTTTGTCTACAAACCCAATCGCAAACACAGCATTGCACTGCGCCTCGCCAATTTTGAACCTGAAGGCGATTCGGGTTCGGTGCGCAAGGTTTATTTGGATTATGCGTTTAATTTGTGA
- a CDS encoding leucine-rich repeat domain-containing protein has translation MSKKRMTRKLLLALLFTFSSACSHGLDLPLTDANFKNCVAALAAKKNWQNLADITAIECHSKKITSLAGIEHFTQLQKLSLYNNQLTDATLEKLPLLRHINLAKNKITQVTLGELPALEELYIFGNKMTALDLNALPTLKLLKINDNKLLQFTYRDLPALEKIYMFNNAVEHVDIYHLPALKYMDARQNPMPDPLYEEMDKLTGVTFLHDGNAEDWQ, from the coding sequence ATGTCTAAAAAACGCATGACCCGGAAACTATTGTTAGCTTTGTTATTCACCTTCTCCAGCGCGTGTAGTCACGGGCTGGATTTGCCGTTAACAGATGCCAACTTTAAAAATTGCGTCGCGGCATTGGCGGCAAAAAAAAATTGGCAAAACCTTGCCGATATTACCGCGATTGAATGCCACTCCAAAAAAATCACCTCACTTGCTGGCATCGAACACTTTACCCAGCTGCAAAAATTATCGCTCTACAACAACCAACTGACCGATGCGACGCTGGAAAAATTGCCGCTGCTGCGCCATATCAACCTCGCTAAAAATAAAATTACCCAAGTAACCCTGGGCGAATTACCAGCGCTGGAAGAGTTATATATTTTTGGCAATAAAATGACAGCGCTGGACTTAAACGCGCTACCCACACTCAAACTGCTAAAAATTAACGACAATAAACTGCTGCAGTTCACCTATCGGGATTTACCCGCGCTGGAAAAAATTTACATGTTTAATAATGCAGTAGAGCATGTGGATATTTATCACTTGCCTGCACTGAAATATATGGACGCGCGACAAAACCCCATGCCCGACCCACTCTATGAAGAAATGGATAAACTCACTGGCGTGACATTTTTACACGATGGCAATGCGGAAGACTGGCAATAA
- a CDS encoding anti-sigma factor domain-containing protein produces MSGSKTPHSPLDDKLLAFDYVSGVLRGAERQQFEARLRDDSALQTQVSFWEEELMSLSDHETGITPEPEVWRAIEARLQQPTPVRTAPRFSWLWPSISGFASVMLAVCLWLLIARDPLQQFMQQPNADYVAVLTNETGAAQLTVLTATGGAQLWLKWEAVEIAEDKNLQLWAISKRDGQVRPLGVFAQTDIQQLPLSVAHWRLIKDASHLILTEEDVGGSPLDEPSEIVLAKGVCVLLAQVDKAI; encoded by the coding sequence ATGTCTGGAAGCAAAACACCACACTCACCGTTAGACGACAAACTGCTCGCGTTTGATTATGTCTCGGGGGTGTTACGCGGGGCTGAACGCCAGCAGTTTGAAGCGCGCCTGCGCGACGATAGCGCCTTGCAAACCCAGGTCAGCTTTTGGGAAGAAGAACTCATGAGCCTGAGCGATCACGAGACGGGCATCACCCCCGAACCGGAAGTCTGGCGCGCTATTGAAGCACGCTTACAGCAGCCAACACCGGTGCGCACAGCACCGCGTTTTAGCTGGCTCTGGCCGAGTATCTCCGGTTTTGCGAGTGTCATGCTCGCGGTGTGCCTCTGGCTGTTAATCGCCCGCGACCCGCTGCAACAATTCATGCAGCAACCCAATGCCGATTATGTCGCGGTACTGACTAATGAAACGGGCGCGGCGCAGTTGACCGTACTCACCGCCACCGGTGGCGCGCAGCTGTGGTTGAAATGGGAAGCAGTAGAAATTGCGGAGGATAAAAACCTGCAGCTCTGGGCGATTTCCAAACGCGATGGCCAAGTCCGGCCACTCGGGGTATTTGCGCAAACTGATATCCAACAACTGCCCTTATCCGTCGCCCATTGGCGTTTGATTAAAGACGCCTCGCACCTGATTCTGACGGAAGAGGATGTAGGCGGTTCACCGCTGGATGAGCCGAGTGAAATCGTGCTGGCAAAAGGTGTCTGTGTTCTCCTCGCGCAGGTGGATAAGGCCATATAA
- a CDS encoding RNA polymerase sigma factor produces the protein MTDTNPHQDEELINLIARCALRDQAALKQLFERVSPYLNAVAQRILQSRELGNEVLQEAFLQIWNNASSYRPQLARPLTWMASIVRYRALDRLDKEVRINRKLDHWHEDLNELPGGDEPETSAAAGQLRFHLHQCLTTLGDKIKHSIELAYLYGYTREQIAEQFATNSNTVKSWLHRGAERLKLCLEAKHHTHR, from the coding sequence ATGACTGACACCAACCCACATCAGGACGAGGAGCTCATCAACCTCATCGCCCGCTGCGCCCTGCGCGACCAGGCCGCGCTCAAGCAGTTGTTTGAGCGGGTCAGCCCCTATTTGAACGCCGTCGCCCAACGCATTTTGCAGTCGCGGGAACTGGGCAATGAGGTATTACAGGAGGCGTTTTTGCAAATTTGGAACAACGCTTCCAGTTACCGGCCGCAGCTCGCGCGACCACTGACCTGGATGGCCAGTATCGTGCGCTACCGGGCCTTGGATCGGCTGGATAAGGAAGTGCGTATCAACCGCAAACTGGATCACTGGCATGAGGATTTGAACGAACTGCCCGGTGGCGATGAACCGGAAACCAGTGCCGCAGCGGGTCAATTGCGCTTTCACCTGCACCAGTGCCTGACCACCCTGGGCGACAAGATCAAACACAGTATTGAGCTAGCCTATTTGTATGGCTATACCCGCGAGCAGATTGCGGAACAGTTCGCCACCAATAGCAACACCGTTAAATCCTGGCTCCATCGCGGCGCCGAAAGGTTAAAACTATGTCTGGAAGCAAAACACCACACTCACCGTTAG
- a CDS encoding carbohydrate-binding protein, whose product MFSINRYTGVLFALATLIGVSITSAATAKPYKAAEIYSKQTYKYGRYEMRMRVAKGSGVLSTFFTYKNGSEQPGTFWEEIDIEIFGKNNATQWQSNVIIGTNRPTTKTEGVHTMPYSLGDGYNTYVLEWTPSYIAWFVNGTQVRRINGGQFVTSLTSPQDLRFNLWAANIAEWVGPWNDSILPVYQFVNYIEYKPWNASTNSFGTGWRDDFNSFDTNRWNKANWTFGENLADFDPNNVVVKNGILVLALTREGQTGYTGTPPADGGTGGGSGSSSSAPATSITIQAENFNEVGGSVTVSGGTVGYIDAGEWFKYNNVNIPQTGTYKVEYRVASALTTAQFTLDRNGVGLGTISVPNTGGWGTYQTISHNIYLTAGVQSLAIYANSGGFNIDWLKLTKI is encoded by the coding sequence ATGTTCTCTATTAATCGCTATACCGGCGTGCTCTTTGCGCTCGCCACCCTGATCGGCGTTAGCATTACCAGCGCCGCCACTGCCAAGCCTTACAAGGCGGCGGAAATCTACTCTAAACAAACCTACAAATACGGCCGCTATGAGATGCGCATGCGCGTCGCCAAAGGCAGTGGGGTATTGTCTACTTTTTTCACCTACAAAAACGGTTCCGAGCAGCCGGGCACTTTTTGGGAAGAGATCGATATCGAGATCTTCGGCAAAAACAACGCTACCCAGTGGCAGAGCAATGTGATTATTGGCACCAATCGCCCCACCACCAAAACCGAAGGGGTACACACCATGCCCTATTCGCTGGGCGATGGTTACAACACCTATGTGCTGGAGTGGACCCCCAGTTACATCGCCTGGTTTGTCAACGGCACGCAAGTGCGCCGCATCAATGGTGGCCAGTTTGTGACCAGCCTGACCAGCCCGCAAGACCTGCGTTTTAACCTCTGGGCGGCCAATATTGCCGAGTGGGTCGGCCCCTGGAATGACAGCATCCTGCCGGTGTACCAGTTTGTGAATTACATCGAATACAAACCCTGGAATGCCTCTACCAATAGTTTTGGCACGGGTTGGCGCGACGACTTCAACAGTTTCGATACCAACCGCTGGAACAAAGCCAACTGGACTTTTGGCGAAAACCTGGCGGATTTTGACCCCAATAACGTCGTCGTTAAAAACGGCATTTTGGTATTGGCCCTGACCCGCGAAGGCCAGACCGGTTATACCGGTACACCGCCGGCCGATGGCGGCACTGGCGGTGGAAGTGGCAGCAGTAGCAGCGCCCCCGCTACCTCTATCACTATTCAGGCGGAAAACTTTAACGAAGTCGGCGGCAGTGTGACTGTATCGGGCGGCACCGTGGGTTATATCGATGCCGGTGAATGGTTCAAATACAACAATGTGAATATCCCGCAAACCGGGACTTACAAGGTTGAATACCGTGTCGCCTCGGCGCTCACCACCGCGCAGTTCACGCTGGATCGCAACGGCGTAGGCTTAGGCACCATTAGCGTGCCCAATACCGGCGGTTGGGGTACTTATCAAACCATCTCCCACAATATTTACCTGACCGCCGGGGTACAGAGTTTGGCGATTTACGCCAACAGCGGTGGGTTTAATATCGATTGGCTCAAGCTTACTAAAATCTAG
- a CDS encoding family 16 glycosylhydrolase — protein sequence MANLASAKAYKGAEIYSNDSVLYGRFEMRMQVAKGSGILSTFFTYKNGSEVGNTFWEEIDIEVFGKNNATEWQSNIILGSSRPTLHVEQVHSLTQSLGDAYHTYVLEWTPDYVAWFLDGVEVRRITGTSTVTSLTNAQSLRFNLWSSESAEWVGPWDPSILPVYQFINYIDYQAYNATTKTFEGGWRDDFNSFDSSRWGKANWSFDTNRVDFAPENVVVKDGILVLAMTTDAALGFSGTPPADNHVVSSSSAPASSSSVASSSLAQSSVAQSSSSETSAVQSSEAASSTALSSSSVAAISSAAASSNAATGSNSGSGGGGAMHGLWLAMLAGLLLLRLLIQIGRARRIHIAL from the coding sequence ATGGCGAACCTTGCCAGCGCCAAAGCGTACAAAGGTGCGGAAATCTACTCCAATGACAGCGTTTTGTACGGCCGTTTTGAAATGCGTATGCAGGTAGCGAAAGGGAGCGGGATTTTATCCACCTTCTTTACCTACAAAAATGGCTCGGAAGTGGGTAATACCTTTTGGGAGGAAATCGACATTGAGGTCTTTGGCAAAAACAACGCCACCGAGTGGCAGAGCAATATTATTCTGGGCAGCTCGCGCCCCACGCTTCATGTTGAGCAGGTGCACAGCCTGACGCAATCGCTGGGCGATGCTTATCACACCTATGTGCTGGAGTGGACGCCGGATTATGTCGCCTGGTTTCTGGACGGGGTGGAAGTGCGCCGCATTACTGGCACCAGCACCGTGACCAGCCTGACCAATGCGCAAAGCCTGCGTTTTAACCTCTGGTCGTCGGAATCGGCGGAGTGGGTTGGCCCCTGGGACCCCAGCATTCTGCCGGTATACCAATTTATTAATTACATCGATTACCAAGCCTACAACGCCACCACCAAAACCTTTGAAGGCGGTTGGCGCGACGACTTTAACAGCTTTGATAGCAGCCGCTGGGGCAAGGCGAACTGGAGTTTTGATACCAACCGGGTGGATTTTGCACCGGAAAATGTGGTGGTGAAAGACGGCATTCTGGTGCTGGCGATGACCACCGACGCGGCGCTGGGTTTCAGCGGTACACCGCCAGCGGATAACCATGTGGTCAGCAGCTCCAGTGCACCTGCCAGCAGTAGTTCCGTTGCAAGCAGCAGTCTTGCCCAGAGCAGTGTGGCGCAAAGCAGCAGTTCGGAAACGAGTGCCGTACAGAGCAGCGAAGCTGCCAGTTCAACGGCGCTGTCATCGTCATCGGTTGCCGCAATCAGTTCGGCTGCCGCCAGTTCCAACGCGGCGACGGGCAGTAATTCTGGTAGTGGAGGCGGCGGTGCGATGCATGGCCTGTGGTTGGCCATGCTCGCCGGGTTGTTGCTGCTGCGGTTATTAATCCAGATAGGCCGGGCGCGGCGCATTCATATTGCGCTTTAA
- a CDS encoding SDR family oxidoreductase, giving the protein MNIKDAVVLITGANRGIGLEFARAALARGARKVYATARDPHSIPLDGVIKLKLDVTSDDDVARIAAQCPDVTLLINNAGVARFGSFLANNSEASCAEHFDTNFYGPLRLCKAFAPLLAGHGGGAIINVLSLVSWYAPVEFSPYSASKSAAWALTNSLRLELRGQNTQVMALHMGYVDTDMTAKIDAPKTPAALIVQRTFEGLEAGEEEVLADEMTLNLKRNMNAPRPAYLD; this is encoded by the coding sequence ATGAACATCAAAGATGCAGTTGTATTAATCACTGGAGCCAATCGCGGTATTGGATTGGAATTTGCCCGCGCCGCCCTGGCGCGCGGTGCCCGCAAGGTGTACGCCACCGCCCGCGACCCGCACTCTATCCCACTCGATGGGGTCATCAAACTCAAGCTGGATGTCACCAGCGACGATGATGTCGCGCGCATCGCCGCACAATGCCCCGATGTCACCCTGTTGATCAACAATGCCGGTGTCGCCCGTTTTGGCAGCTTTCTCGCCAATAACAGCGAGGCCAGTTGCGCCGAGCACTTTGACACCAATTTTTACGGCCCCCTGCGCCTGTGCAAAGCCTTTGCGCCGCTGCTCGCCGGTCATGGCGGCGGGGCGATTATCAATGTGTTGTCGCTGGTGAGTTGGTACGCGCCGGTGGAGTTTTCACCTTATTCGGCGAGCAAATCGGCCGCCTGGGCGCTGACCAACAGCTTGCGCCTGGAATTGCGCGGGCAGAATACCCAGGTGATGGCGCTGCATATGGGTTATGTGGATACCGACATGACGGCCAAAATTGATGCGCCCAAAACCCCCGCGGCGCTGATAGTGCAGCGCACCTTCGAGGGTTTGGAGGCGGGTGAAGAGGAAGTATTAGCGGATGAAATGACGCTGAACTTAAAGCGCAATATGAATGCGCCGCGCCCGGCCTATCTGGATTAA
- the lpxL gene encoding LpxL/LpxP family Kdo(2)-lipid IV(A) lauroyl/palmitoleoyl acyltransferase, whose product MDKSQLPPLNRRFLLPRFWPTWLVLGFFWLIAQLPVQANQFIGRGLGLLFYYLAKSRRRYAEINIALCFPELDAAAQAKMVRGTLVATGLSITETAIGLWGQVDKMRNRYEISGLEHIAEAQAQGKGVLLCGSHLTTIDISGRIMAYHIDADVLYRADPNPLMAYAIAKARSRVNGSAINRDDTRQLIKSLRQGRIVWYAPDQDYGRNHSVFVPFFGVPAATVVATSRIAKLSGCAVIPFFCFREPGGRYRLEIQPALENYPSGDDIADATRINLILEQAIRQAPEQYLWVHRRFKTRPEGEASFYPPKKKRGSRPKL is encoded by the coding sequence TTGGACAAGTCACAGTTGCCCCCCTTGAACCGCCGTTTTTTGCTGCCACGCTTCTGGCCAACCTGGTTGGTGTTGGGCTTTTTCTGGCTAATTGCCCAGTTGCCGGTTCAGGCGAACCAGTTTATTGGCCGTGGCTTGGGGCTATTGTTTTACTACCTGGCCAAATCGCGCCGACGCTATGCGGAAATCAATATTGCACTTTGTTTTCCAGAGCTGGATGCAGCAGCACAAGCCAAAATGGTGCGCGGTACGTTGGTGGCTACCGGGCTGAGTATTACGGAGACCGCGATTGGGCTCTGGGGCCAAGTGGACAAAATGCGCAATCGCTATGAGATTAGCGGGTTGGAGCACATTGCCGAGGCACAGGCGCAAGGCAAGGGCGTGCTGTTGTGCGGCAGTCACTTGACCACCATTGATATCAGCGGCCGCATTATGGCCTACCACATAGATGCCGATGTGCTCTATCGCGCTGACCCTAACCCCTTGATGGCCTACGCCATAGCCAAGGCGCGCTCGCGGGTAAATGGCTCGGCCATCAATCGCGATGACACCCGCCAGTTAATCAAGAGCCTGCGTCAAGGGCGGATTGTTTGGTATGCGCCGGATCAGGACTATGGCCGCAATCACAGTGTATTTGTGCCATTTTTCGGGGTACCGGCCGCGACAGTGGTGGCGACATCGCGTATTGCCAAACTTTCCGGGTGCGCGGTGATTCCATTTTTTTGTTTCCGTGAACCCGGTGGTCGCTATCGGTTGGAAATTCAGCCAGCATTGGAAAATTATCCCAGTGGCGACGATATTGCGGACGCCACACGTATCAACCTAATTTTGGAACAGGCGATTCGTCAGGCGCCGGAGCAATACCTGTGGGTACATCGCCGCTTCAAAACCCGCCCCGAGGGCGAAGCCAGTTTTTATCCACCCAAGAAAAAGCGCGGCTCGCGCCCTAAACTTTAA
- a CDS encoding AraC family transcriptional regulator, with translation MKTPIFNIHDLILVLTLAVCVLLVIFQWLLSKQKAVASQLLSGFFVCVGASALCNMVLWNDYIHSHSELAKMTLALGLVTTLVGKSVFLYLYVVAITRANFSLRAKDALHLLNLVAVVGLVLWGELDSDRLRFLPNAHNEFSAQLANYLWHYLKFLPVAYAFAAVLEIYRYKQQLKEFYSSLSLQGPYWLLLLTLGFALNWLWSLIVHLLGQSVSFAIADSFGIFDNYITFLLVNALFVYSLLYAHELLLTRESPGTKEPQVIAAPSPEAIARIRTTMETQQLYLTQNLTIEDFARQVGIHYREVSSIINSEFNTNFFEFVNGYRVERAKQMLLDPAFAHLNILDILLESGFNSKSSFHRFFKRYTGVSAAEFRKQGGVPQAPAEGAE, from the coding sequence ATGAAAACACCCATTTTTAATATTCACGATTTAATCCTCGTACTCACCCTGGCGGTGTGTGTGCTGCTGGTGATTTTCCAGTGGCTGCTGTCCAAACAAAAGGCCGTGGCATCGCAGTTATTGTCAGGATTTTTCGTGTGTGTGGGTGCGAGTGCGCTGTGCAATATGGTGTTGTGGAATGACTATATTCACTCGCATAGTGAGCTGGCCAAAATGACGCTGGCGCTCGGGTTGGTGACAACCTTGGTGGGTAAAAGTGTGTTTTTGTATTTGTATGTGGTGGCAATTACACGGGCGAATTTTTCACTGCGCGCAAAAGATGCACTGCATTTATTGAATTTAGTGGCGGTAGTGGGCTTGGTATTGTGGGGCGAGTTGGATAGCGACCGTTTGCGTTTTTTGCCTAATGCACACAATGAATTTTCTGCCCAGCTTGCCAATTATTTATGGCATTACCTGAAGTTTTTACCGGTCGCTTATGCCTTTGCCGCCGTGCTGGAAATTTATCGCTACAAACAACAACTGAAAGAATTTTATTCGAGTCTGAGTTTGCAGGGGCCTTATTGGTTGTTGTTGCTCACTTTGGGTTTTGCGCTCAATTGGTTGTGGTCACTCATCGTGCATCTACTCGGGCAGAGCGTGAGTTTTGCGATCGCTGATAGTTTTGGCATCTTCGATAATTACATTACCTTTTTGTTGGTGAACGCACTTTTTGTATATAGCTTGCTCTACGCCCACGAGTTGCTGCTGACACGGGAATCGCCCGGCACCAAAGAGCCACAAGTGATTGCGGCACCCTCGCCGGAGGCGATTGCGCGCATTCGCACCACCATGGAAACACAACAACTTTATTTAACCCAGAATTTAACCATTGAAGATTTTGCGCGGCAGGTGGGCATTCACTACCGCGAGGTATCGAGCATTATCAATAGTGAATTCAACACCAATTTTTTTGAATTTGTGAATGGTTATCGGGTAGAGCGCGCTAAACAAATGCTGCTTGATCCAGCGTTTGCTCATTTGAATATTCTGGATATTTTGCTCGAGTCGGGTTTTAACAGTAAGTCGTCTTTCCATCGCTTTTTTAAACGCTATACCGGAGTCTCTGCGGCGGAATTTCGCAAGCAGGGAGGAGTGCCCCAAGCTCCGGCAGAGGGCGCCGAATAA